Proteins encoded by one window of Macaca fascicularis isolate 582-1 chromosome 10, T2T-MFA8v1.1:
- the PET117 gene encoding protein PET117 homolog, mitochondrial gives MSRSSKVVLGLSVLLTAATVAGVHVKQQWDRQRLRDGVIRDIERQIRKKENIRLLGEQIILTEQLEAEREKTLLAKGSQKS, from the exons ATGTCGAGGAGCTCGAAGGTGGTGTTGGGCCTCTCGGTGCTGCTGACGGCGGCCACAGTGGCCGGCGTACATGTGAAGCAGCAGTGGGACCGGCAG AGGCTTCGTGACGGAGTTATCAGAGACATTGAGAGGCAAATtcggaaaaaagaaaacattcgtCTTTTGGGAGAACAGATTATTTTGACTGAGCAACTTgaagcagaaagagagaagacgTTATTGGCAAAAGGATCTCAAAAATCATGA